From the genome of Flavobacterium luteolum, one region includes:
- a CDS encoding LysM peptidoglycan-binding domain-containing protein — MYYEDKPEESPYNKFRTYKIQKGDTLASVAQDLGVEADELRWYHNMYCEIQDLIEADFKSYSQFLILAPEKYIEERKEKEEKNAQKVSLGSDYTLPFVADKINNDFHVNYTTVFGDAVDTIEMKVSVKWLATDRNNYHLFEIEKGSIYVNNSIPDTIMDELAAKTAAVLYPLKIVVDESGKWVDIYNYSEIESRWKDTKEEVLDYFEGEVAENYIEYSEYALENSETLFNSLASDYFLRAFFNGIYVGYTSNYSFQKEVFFPLEKEEESKFAVQQKIDSILDDSNLVKVEQKGDFVDSGGETSFGFDPWKGKFNASYFLDEHSYCIEKIDLECSIEYDEPIKVIIQIESLKKEENQK, encoded by the coding sequence ATGTATTACGAAGACAAACCCGAAGAATCCCCATACAATAAGTTTCGTACTTATAAAATCCAGAAAGGAGATACTCTGGCAAGTGTTGCTCAAGATCTTGGTGTTGAGGCTGATGAGCTTAGATGGTATCATAATATGTATTGTGAGATTCAGGATTTAATAGAAGCAGATTTCAAAAGCTATTCTCAGTTTTTAATTCTGGCACCGGAAAAATATATTGAAGAAAGAAAAGAAAAAGAGGAGAAAAATGCTCAAAAAGTAAGTTTGGGAAGTGATTATACATTGCCATTTGTTGCAGACAAAATTAATAATGATTTCCACGTTAATTACACCACTGTTTTTGGAGATGCTGTTGATACAATAGAAATGAAAGTAAGTGTAAAATGGCTTGCTACTGATAGAAACAATTATCATTTGTTTGAAATAGAAAAAGGATCTATTTATGTAAATAATAGTATACCAGATACCATTATGGATGAACTGGCTGCAAAAACTGCTGCTGTTTTATATCCATTAAAAATTGTGGTGGATGAATCTGGAAAGTGGGTTGATATTTACAATTATAGTGAAATAGAAAGCCGATGGAAAGATACTAAAGAAGAAGTTCTGGATTATTTTGAAGGGGAGGTTGCCGAAAATTATATTGAATATTCAGAATATGCTTTAGAAAATTCTGAAACATTATTTAATTCTCTTGCTTCAGATTATTTTTTGAGAGCTTTTTTTAACGGCATTTACGTTGGTTATACCTCAAATTATTCGTTTCAAAAAGAAGTCTTTTTTCCATTAGAAAAAGAAGAAGAATCGAAGTTTGCGGTGCAGCAAAAGATAGATTCTATTTTAGATGATTCAAATTTGGTGAAAGTAGAGCAAAAAGGAGATTTTGTAGATTCTGGTGGTGAAACCAGTTTTGGATTTGACCCGTGGAAAGGAAAATTCAACGCTTCGTATTTTCTGGATGAACATAGTTATTGTATTGAAAAGATAGATTTAGAATGCAGTATTGAGTATGATGAACCAATAAAAGTGATCATACAAATTGAATCTTTAAAGAAAGAAGAAAATCAGAAGTAA
- a CDS encoding DUF4280 domain-containing protein, with amino-acid sequence MSEKHIVVQGASLKCKFSVEPKKDILKVKSQNKHYANDKDAEKKLIATDKEIGQTLEKNTFGKCKMQPNGSGDYLPCQATITKWIAFYEKVTLSNQGKILLEDSKGTCPIGGPDCIEVDKHGQKAEASKQNAKKAKPQVNNQINPLVNTSKFQESLEESDSICK; translated from the coding sequence ATGAGTGAGAAACATATAGTAGTTCAGGGAGCTTCACTAAAATGTAAATTTAGCGTAGAACCTAAAAAAGATATATTAAAAGTAAAATCGCAGAATAAGCATTATGCTAATGATAAAGATGCTGAGAAAAAACTCATTGCGACCGACAAAGAAATTGGACAGACTTTAGAGAAAAATACTTTTGGGAAATGCAAAATGCAGCCAAACGGAAGCGGTGATTATCTGCCGTGTCAGGCCACAATTACTAAGTGGATTGCTTTTTACGAAAAAGTAACCTTGAGTAATCAAGGGAAGATTTTACTAGAAGACAGTAAAGGAACCTGTCCTATTGGAGGGCCAGATTGTATAGAAGTTGATAAACATGGTCAAAAAGCAGAAGCGAGCAAGCAAAATGCTAAAAAAGCGAAACCGCAGGTAAATAATCAAATAAATCCTTTGGTTAATACCTCAAAATTTCAGGAGAGTTTAGAAGAGAGTGATTCTATTTGTAAATAA
- a CDS encoding L,D-transpeptidase family protein, producing the protein MSDFKIIGNPDPVVGKEEFYSVNTFLPNVLPFQNPVSSNSFEQPVKWEIYILENGRWRKTKENDKTGKRISYTFLQKSLNRKGIRILARRGQDVARLNVTTHPAEKPKIESIELLDKNGQKPAKPLSYGQTLKARAHCLHMEKQKVYVTLWEDDATGAGHNKANEKNLIQTLSGVVANGKADVDFLLRPSFAKIANRSKDEGNIHEYYVTVDFNKEKIASNNVNVHDLEAPVAPYKATTTPKEAEKPSNPTKKDSPKQDASGAKKEKGRINSVNLTDTAGNKIKGTFKEKQIKVWINSTGLKGKDISLKLYDEDVASNDLLFQQEFTLKSDLHAIVVPLDTIPRSLGGNFWTEGAEQELFAEVKVLQANDLKKSEVVDVDAEVFKQDPVEQTNKTAKVGEGEKSGGKNEKKGTCDECTKPITAKQLKDIFPKADSAKLEKVAATYTKYMKDLGMDTCWNKAHLFAQARVESGLSLELKEGEGFNYYYESLSIFKAFQTKEGKEKAKLWGRPTIRPKKPGVSLEDQKKIANWAYSPPAKKAKEIGNTEANDGWNYRGRGLVQVTGKGFYEYCNLYTKKNSLDVVKKPDLIGESIELSILSSMIFFKWKNLNTIANKTHDVVNKICPKVGNDVKIKDEKGKSSSNYIEKQKAFNEVTSEAFKIDNCKWGEKVEIPKTKGKFSTYDNEYSAESKTAYINVIVPKDRRTEGMFVFFDDTEIVQKGYALAMGTVNNNFFERNGKGSTPTGLWSSSYSKTHIGEASYGDYGLIHIDGMTGDAKKATAPGKRDGIAIHSGHTTKVGINDNGPLMVTYGCIRVYNADMKELVENYNKVKGKGKTIYVYVEEVDSMDDVYKDYDMVVDPKDKRRNYSKNAKQ; encoded by the coding sequence ATGTCAGATTTTAAAATAATTGGAAATCCGGATCCTGTTGTAGGTAAGGAAGAATTCTATTCGGTAAATACTTTTTTACCCAATGTTCTGCCTTTTCAAAACCCAGTTTCTAGCAATAGTTTTGAACAGCCAGTAAAATGGGAAATATACATTCTTGAAAATGGAAGATGGCGCAAGACAAAAGAAAATGATAAAACGGGAAAAAGAATTTCTTATACATTCTTGCAAAAGAGTTTAAATAGAAAAGGTATCCGTATTTTGGCAAGAAGAGGGCAAGATGTGGCACGTCTTAATGTAACCACACATCCAGCCGAAAAACCAAAAATTGAGAGTATTGAATTACTGGATAAAAACGGACAAAAACCAGCAAAACCGCTTTCTTACGGACAGACTCTAAAAGCAAGGGCTCACTGTCTTCATATGGAAAAACAAAAGGTATATGTTACCTTGTGGGAAGATGATGCTACTGGTGCCGGACATAACAAAGCAAACGAAAAGAATCTAATACAAACACTCTCAGGAGTTGTTGCAAACGGTAAAGCAGATGTTGACTTTTTGCTGAGACCAAGTTTTGCTAAAATAGCAAATAGAAGTAAAGACGAAGGCAATATTCATGAGTATTATGTTACTGTAGATTTTAATAAAGAAAAAATTGCAAGTAACAATGTGAATGTGCATGACCTTGAAGCACCGGTTGCGCCCTATAAGGCAACGACAACACCAAAAGAAGCTGAAAAGCCAAGCAATCCTACCAAGAAAGATTCTCCAAAGCAAGATGCATCAGGTGCTAAAAAAGAAAAGGGGCGAATCAATTCAGTGAATCTTACTGACACAGCTGGAAATAAGATTAAAGGAACGTTTAAAGAAAAACAGATTAAAGTCTGGATTAACTCAACAGGGTTAAAAGGAAAGGATATCAGCTTAAAACTATATGACGAAGATGTAGCTAGCAACGATTTACTGTTTCAGCAGGAATTTACGCTAAAATCTGATTTGCATGCGATTGTTGTGCCTCTAGATACAATTCCTCGAAGCCTTGGAGGAAATTTTTGGACTGAAGGTGCAGAACAGGAACTGTTTGCAGAAGTAAAAGTGTTGCAGGCAAATGATTTAAAAAAGAGTGAGGTCGTAGATGTAGATGCTGAAGTTTTTAAACAGGATCCTGTAGAGCAGACTAATAAGACTGCGAAGGTTGGAGAGGGTGAAAAGAGTGGCGGGAAAAATGAGAAAAAGGGCACTTGTGATGAATGCACTAAGCCTATAACAGCTAAGCAATTAAAAGATATTTTCCCTAAAGCTGATTCAGCAAAATTAGAGAAAGTAGCCGCAACGTATACTAAATATATGAAAGATTTAGGAATGGATACTTGTTGGAATAAAGCACATTTATTTGCTCAGGCAAGAGTTGAGTCCGGTTTAAGTTTAGAATTAAAAGAAGGAGAAGGATTTAATTATTATTATGAGAGTTTATCAATTTTTAAAGCATTTCAAACCAAAGAAGGGAAAGAAAAAGCAAAATTATGGGGTAGACCAACAATCAGACCTAAAAAGCCAGGAGTTTCGTTAGAGGATCAAAAAAAAATAGCTAATTGGGCATATTCTCCTCCAGCAAAAAAAGCAAAAGAAATAGGGAATACTGAAGCAAATGATGGTTGGAACTATAGAGGTAGAGGATTAGTCCAAGTAACAGGAAAAGGTTTTTATGAGTATTGTAATTTATATACAAAAAAAAATAGTTTAGATGTTGTTAAAAAACCAGACTTAATAGGCGAAAGCATTGAGTTATCTATATTGAGTTCTATGATTTTCTTTAAGTGGAAGAATTTGAATACAATCGCAAATAAAACACATGATGTAGTAAATAAAATCTGTCCTAAAGTTGGTAATGATGTAAAAATTAAGGATGAAAAAGGTAAGTCTTCATCAAATTATATAGAAAAGCAAAAAGCATTTAACGAAGTAACATCTGAAGCATTTAAAATTGATAACTGTAAATGGGGAGAAAAAGTTGAAATTCCTAAAACAAAGGGGAAATTTTCGACATATGATAATGAGTATTCAGCAGAATCAAAAACCGCATATATTAATGTTATTGTTCCTAAGGATAGAAGAACAGAAGGAATGTTTGTATTTTTTGATGACACAGAAATAGTGCAGAAAGGTTACGCGTTAGCAATGGGAACAGTTAACAATAATTTCTTTGAGAGAAATGGAAAAGGAAGTACCCCTACTGGACTTTGGTCATCTTCTTATTCAAAAACTCACATTGGTGAAGCGAGTTATGGAGATTATGGTTTAATTCACATAGATGGAATGACTGGAGATGCAAAAAAAGCTACTGCACCTGGGAAAAGAGATGGAATTGCTATTCATAGTGGACACACTACTAAAGTTGGAATAAATGATAATGGCCCGTTAATGGTTACTTATGGATGCATTAGAGTATATAATGCTGACATGAAAGAATTAGTTGAAAATTATAATAAAGTTAAGGGCAAAGGAAAAACAATTTATGTCTATGTTGAAGAAGTAGATTCTATGGATGATGTATACAAAGACTACGATATGGTTGTTGATCCCAAAGATAAAAGAAGAAATTATAGTAAAAATGCAAAACAATAA
- a CDS encoding SH3 domain-containing protein, translating to MKRTIILSIITMLVISCNSQTKEKKMEVKGSIKKNEDKLYAEYIPLMRDLLKGNGYKFLEHSEFKNKVVEYFGVDIDNAKFNDVYLESGLGYTALSYEGFIDTYQVDRGVIDGAGDAFADILKDGLNNDYNIDFINYNKILFNDDLSAISKVNLDKDKVEDIVVYLNYEKNNLLNNSFVKNIKKVDNYNESFKWHLLWYNNKTKPDVIRKKILQDIANKKPDFIFDLAYFLKNNSNKIKEKTDGSLIDATLAFLIEVELQHYEDKDLNDNKGYSLLNNFYIQNPKMLDRFKSQKFYGYPLIDSYTKKYLLMSEENEISYGKVIDPDGYTNVRKDKNSTSAIIEKIKSGERVEILNDSENWWLIKTNSGKKGYVYKTKIKSE from the coding sequence ATGAAAAGAACAATTATTTTATCTATTATAACGATGTTAGTTATTAGTTGTAATTCTCAAACAAAGGAAAAAAAAATGGAAGTTAAAGGGTCAATAAAAAAAAACGAAGATAAGTTATATGCCGAATATATACCATTAATGAGAGATTTGTTAAAAGGCAATGGTTATAAATTCCTAGAGCATAGTGAATTTAAGAATAAGGTTGTTGAATATTTCGGAGTTGATATTGATAATGCAAAATTTAATGATGTTTATTTAGAAAGTGGGCTTGGATATACAGCTTTGAGTTATGAAGGTTTTATAGATACTTATCAAGTTGATAGAGGTGTAATTGATGGAGCTGGAGATGCTTTTGCAGATATTTTAAAAGATGGACTGAATAATGATTATAATATTGATTTTATAAACTACAATAAGATTTTATTTAATGATGATTTATCTGCAATATCAAAAGTAAACTTAGATAAAGATAAAGTTGAAGATATTGTTGTGTATTTAAATTATGAAAAAAACAATCTTTTAAATAATTCATTTGTAAAGAATATAAAGAAGGTTGACAATTATAATGAAAGTTTTAAATGGCATCTTCTATGGTATAATAATAAAACAAAACCAGATGTAATTAGAAAAAAAATATTGCAAGATATAGCTAATAAAAAGCCTGATTTTATTTTTGATTTAGCTTATTTTCTGAAAAACAATTCTAATAAAATTAAAGAGAAAACAGATGGTTCATTGATTGATGCCACACTAGCTTTTTTAATAGAAGTTGAATTGCAGCATTATGAAGATAAGGATTTGAATGATAATAAAGGTTACAGTTTGCTTAATAATTTTTATATTCAAAATCCTAAGATGTTAGACAGATTTAAATCTCAAAAATTTTATGGATATCCATTAATTGACAGTTATACTAAAAAGTACTTATTAATGTCAGAAGAAAATGAGATTTCTTATGGTAAAGTTATCGATCCTGATGGCTACACTAACGTGAGAAAAGATAAAAATAGTACATCAGCTATAATTGAAAAAATTAAATCAGGCGAAAGAGTTGAAATATTAAATGATTCAGAAAATTGGTGGCTGATAAAAACAAATTCTGGAAAGAAAGGATATGTTTATAAAACCAAAATTAAATCTGAATAA
- a CDS encoding tetratricopeptide repeat protein — protein sequence MKYIYIIIHLSILSTFTSCKGQEKENANIITNSRVQATITKSGVYYYTPGLKEIDSLKKVMGEKNFYVIADDNNAYFSEISQKLGNNLIKLKSRNVYFENENFNLNINSLKNNWGIVKYIKGNKPVIYSFIDYNLLLNDRSEKVGSLKNNDLIRIENTSLFVNQKEYKGLIINKMSLTTSLEKVDKRSFVLTYEYNGSSTKMKQVYSFTCKNDAVYLTSKEILKYSKEGFLSNKVYLKNYKLINQLYSDLEGIGSSLHDSFTKNKSFAFTNLYDSFYKKIGILNFTVTNDDKFIEAPLNEDKHIQDIKIIDTDKLNDVAYYLEQSGAYKESIFFLNKIIDDNPERVVAWLNLADAQWGDNRKKDAKLSYQKYIHLMEIQNKDIKKVPQRVYERIK from the coding sequence ATGAAATATATATATATAATTATTCATTTATCAATCTTAAGCACTTTTACTTCCTGTAAAGGACAAGAGAAAGAAAATGCCAACATAATTACAAATAGTCGTGTTCAAGCGACTATAACAAAAAGCGGAGTGTATTATTATACGCCAGGTCTAAAAGAAATAGATTCCCTTAAAAAAGTTATGGGGGAAAAGAATTTTTATGTTATAGCCGACGATAACAACGCTTATTTTTCGGAGATATCCCAAAAACTAGGTAATAATCTCATAAAATTAAAATCCAGAAATGTTTATTTTGAAAATGAAAACTTCAATCTAAATATAAACTCTTTAAAAAATAATTGGGGAATTGTAAAGTATATCAAAGGAAATAAGCCTGTAATTTATTCTTTTATCGACTATAATTTGCTTTTAAATGATAGGAGTGAAAAAGTTGGTTCACTAAAAAACAATGATTTAATAAGGATTGAGAATACGTCATTATTTGTAAATCAAAAGGAGTATAAAGGTTTGATAATTAATAAAATGTCACTGACTACAAGTTTAGAAAAAGTAGATAAGCGAAGTTTTGTTTTAACATATGAATATAATGGATCTTCCACAAAAATGAAACAAGTTTATAGTTTTACATGTAAAAATGATGCTGTTTATTTAACATCTAAAGAAATTCTAAAATATAGTAAAGAAGGTTTTTTATCTAATAAAGTGTATTTGAAAAACTATAAACTAATTAATCAGTTGTATAGTGATTTGGAAGGCATAGGAAGTTCTTTACATGACTCATTTACAAAAAATAAATCATTTGCTTTCACAAATCTATATGACAGTTTTTATAAAAAAATTGGTATTCTAAATTTTACAGTAACAAATGATGATAAATTTATAGAAGCTCCACTCAATGAAGATAAACATATACAAGACATTAAAATAATAGATACAGATAAATTAAATGATGTGGCGTATTATTTAGAGCAGTCAGGAGCTTATAAAGAGTCTATATTTTTTTTAAATAAAATTATAGATGATAATCCTGAAAGGGTTGTGGCATGGTTGAATTTGGCAGATGCTCAATGGGGAGATAATAGAAAAAAGGATGCTAAATTATCATATCAGAAATATATTCATTTAATGGAAATTCAAAACAAGGATATAAAGAAAGTACCTCAAAGAGTTTATGAAAGGATTAAATAA